In Pristis pectinata isolate sPriPec2 unplaced genomic scaffold, sPriPec2.1.pri scaffold_144_arrow_ctg1, whole genome shotgun sequence, one genomic interval encodes:
- the apex1 gene encoding DNA-(apurinic or apyrimidinic site) endonuclease, with translation MAIAWRPTTLMDKTAVTPPIPVTSPPSPGPGTHPHPHHPPSPGPVSPPGPIPVTPTSRSCAPRPQRRHRPPPMPHPITTPPIPITTPPSPAPSPLPPSSPGTVLRLPPPARSGPHPARAPPQAAGLKPPLTSTPAPATARRPDPGNPAPCRPPDPGPRTPRRSPAGRASDRPRQARSSGRGSGALGWSRVMYRRTPVGTGGAAGGPGCGHRVAAVRPEVPGVWYRRAPGGGGVPGRRGPSTSVSGPRSGSRPQSPVSGLRSAGRCRQRRREGDAEPAAKKGRGSSKDEAPPPAEGSAGFEDSPDRLLSEGGQPSSLKICSWNVDGLRAWVKKKSLEWVCSESPDVLCLQETKCSEKQVPAEVKDLAEYPHQYWASCQDKEGYSGVAMLCKAKPLNVTYGIGVEEHDGEGRVITAEFDKYFLVTAYVPNSGRGLVRLDYRKTWDADFLTYLKGLESKKPLILCGDLNVAHQEIDLKNPKTNKKSAGFTPEEREGFSTLLSRGFIDTFRHLNPDVPHAYTFWTFMGNCRAKNVGWRLDYFVLSQVLLPQLCDSKIRSKVLGSDHCPITLLMAL, from the exons ATGGCGATTGCCTGGAGACCAACAACATTAATGGACAAAAC TGCCGTCACACCCCCCATCCCCGTCACCAGCCCCCCAAGCCCCGGCCCCggcacccacccccatccccatcacCCCCCAAGCCCTGGCCCCGTCTCCCCACCCGGCCCCATCCCTGTCACCCCCACATCCCGATCCTGTGCCCCACGGCCCCAGCGccgtcaccgccccccccccatgccCCATCCTATCACCACACCCCCaatccccatcaccacccctccGTCCCCGGCCCCGTCCCCGCTCCCACCCTCCAGCCCTGGCACCGTCCTCCGTCTCCCCCCACCCGCCCGATCCGGTCCCCATCCCGCCCGAGCACCTCCCCAGGCGGCTGGTTTAAAGCCGCCGCTCACATCGACCCCCGCCCCGGCCACTGCCCGCCGCCCTGACCCGGGCAACCCCGCACCCTGTCGGCCCCCGGACCCCGGTCCCCGGACACCCCGCCGCTCACCCGCCGGTCGCGCCTCCGACCGTCCGCGTCAGGCCCGCTCTTCCGGGCGTGGCAGCGGTGCGCTCGGATGGTCCCGGGTGATGTACCGGAGGACACCGGTCGGCACGGGCGGTGCGGCCGGAGGTCCCGGGTGTG GGCACAGGGTGGCGGCGGTGCGGCCGGAGGTCCCGGGTGTGTGGTACCGGAGGGCACCGGGCGGTGGCGGTGTCCCGGGGAGGCGCGGTCCCAGCACCTCGGTGTCCGGCCCCCGCTCCGGATCCCGGCCTCAGTCTCCAGTCTCCGGTCTCCGTTCCGCTGGACGATGCCGACAACGGCGGCGGGAAGGGGATGCAG AACCTGCTGCCAAGAAGGGTCGAGGTTCGAGCAAGGATGAGGCTCCCCCACCAGCGGAGGGCAGCGCCGGGTTCGAGGACTCGCCGGACCGCCTGCTGAGCGAGGGCGGCCAGCCCAGCAGCTTGAAGATCTGCTCCTGGAACGTGGACGGGCTACGGGCTTGGGTGAAGAAGAAAAGCCTGGAG TGGGTGTGCTCCGAGAGTCCAGACGTCCTGTGTCTCCAGGAAACCAAGTGTTCCGAGAAGCAGGTGCCGGCGGAGGTGAAGGATCTGGCTGAATACCCCCACCAGTACTGGGCCTCCTGCCAGGACAAGGAGGGCTACAGCGGTGTGGCAATGCTCTGCAAGGCCAAACCACTCAACGTCACCTACGGAATCG GAGTCGAGGAGCATGACGGGGAAGGTCGGGTCATCACCGCGGAGTTCGACAAGTACTTCCTGGTGACTGCCTACGTGCCGAACTCTGGCCGCGGGCTGGTGAGGTTGGACTACCGCAAGACGTGGGACGCGGACTTCCTCACCTACCTGAAGGGGCTGGAGAGCAAGAAGCCGCTGATCCTGTGCGGGGACCTCAACGTCGCTCACCAGGAGATCGACCTCAAGAACCCAAAGACCAACAAGAAGTCGGCCGGCTTCACCCCGGaggagagggagggcttcagcaCCCTGCTGTCTCGGGGCTTCATCGACACCTTCCGGCACCTCAACCCCGACGTCCCCCACGCCTACACCTTCTGGACCTTCATGGGCAACTGCCGGGCCAAGAACGTGGGCTGGCGGCTGGACTACTTCGTGCTGTCCCAAGTGCTGCTTCCCCAGCTGTGCGACAGCAAGATCCGGTCCAAGGTGTTGGGGTCTGACCATTGCCCCATCACCCTGCTGATGGCCCTGTGA